Proteins encoded within one genomic window of Pigmentiphaga sp. H8:
- a CDS encoding GGDEF domain-containing protein, translating to MNGHIPSHLPPDGTPGDLTAEDLDALARSPLFAGCTADQRDLVLAFAFATHLAHGAILLQPGEPNHHVYVLVEGQLAAFLDADLQKRVARFVPGDGLGEHALVGPEGGTVYVAVQWPARLVALEATRLRAVMETVPRIALNALDMLSARLRAANLRHDPRETAAGIDFMASHDAVTGLYNRRWMATAYPAEMARAERGGEALCLALIDIDRFDRLNQALGRAAGDAILRQLADLTRNLLPSFDMLARVGGDRFAVLVPASLAETLAMCERLRLHVGGRQFALRGSLGTQITLSVGVAQAQGDFEATLSRAQAALERAKTRGRNTVEPPPG from the coding sequence GTTCGCCGGTTGCACGGCCGACCAGCGCGACCTGGTCCTGGCGTTCGCCTTCGCCACCCACCTGGCCCATGGCGCGATTCTGCTGCAGCCGGGCGAGCCCAATCACCATGTCTACGTGCTGGTCGAGGGGCAGCTGGCCGCGTTCCTCGACGCCGACCTGCAGAAGCGAGTGGCGCGTTTCGTCCCCGGCGACGGCCTGGGCGAGCATGCGCTGGTCGGGCCCGAAGGCGGTACCGTGTACGTGGCGGTGCAATGGCCCGCGCGGCTGGTGGCGCTGGAGGCGACGCGGCTGCGCGCGGTGATGGAAACCGTGCCGCGCATCGCGCTGAATGCGCTGGACATGCTGAGCGCCAGGCTGCGGGCCGCCAACCTGCGCCACGACCCGCGCGAGACCGCAGCCGGCATCGACTTCATGGCCAGTCACGATGCCGTCACGGGACTCTACAACCGCCGGTGGATGGCCACCGCCTATCCCGCCGAGATGGCGCGCGCCGAACGGGGCGGCGAAGCGCTGTGCCTGGCGCTGATCGACATCGACCGTTTCGACCGCCTGAATCAGGCGTTGGGCCGCGCCGCGGGCGATGCTATTCTGCGCCAGTTGGCCGATCTGACAAGGAATCTGCTGCCGTCGTTCGACATGCTGGCGCGAGTGGGCGGCGATCGCTTCGCCGTGCTCGTTCCGGCTTCGCTGGCGGAGACGCTCGCCATGTGCGAACGCCTGCGCCTGCATGTGGGCGGACGCCAGTTCGCGCTGCGGGGCAGCCTGGGCACGCAGATCACCCTGTCGGTGGGCGTGGCCCAGGCACAAGGGGATTTCGAGGCGACGCTGTCCAGGGCGCAGGCGGCACTGGAGCGCGCCAAGACACGGGGCCGCAATACGGTCGAACCCCCGCCGGGCTGA